One genomic region from Polynucleobacter sp. MWH-P3-07-1 encodes:
- the metK gene encoding methionine adenosyltransferase: protein MANDYFFTSESVSEGHPDKVSDQISDAILDAILTQDPTARVAAETLCNTGLVVLAGEITTNANVDYIQVARNTLREIGYDNTAYGIDYKGCAVLVAYDKQSPDIAQGVDKAHDDGLDQGAGDQGLMFGYACDETAELMPLPIHLSHRLVERQSQLRRDGRLNWLRPDAKSQVTLRYVDGKPDSIDTVVLSTQHAEDVSLEKLREAVIEEIIKPVLPKHLVKGAIKYLVNPTGRFVIGGPQGDCGLTGRKIIVDTYGGAAPHGGGAFSGKDPSKVDRSAAYAGRYVAKNVVAAGLASKCLIQISYAIGVAKPTSVMVSTFGTGKISDEKIAQLVSEHFDLRPKGIVKMLNLLRPIYRKTAAYGHFGREEPEFTWEQCDKAPALKAAAGL from the coding sequence ATGGCTAATGATTACTTCTTTACCTCAGAATCGGTTTCTGAAGGTCACCCCGATAAAGTCTCTGATCAGATCTCTGATGCCATCCTCGATGCCATCCTGACCCAAGATCCAACTGCACGTGTTGCGGCTGAGACACTCTGTAATACCGGTTTAGTGGTATTGGCTGGAGAAATTACAACCAATGCCAACGTAGATTACATTCAAGTAGCCCGTAATACCTTGCGTGAAATCGGGTACGACAATACCGCTTATGGCATTGATTACAAAGGCTGCGCAGTCTTAGTAGCCTACGACAAGCAGAGTCCCGATATTGCTCAAGGTGTTGATAAAGCCCATGACGATGGCCTTGATCAAGGCGCTGGCGACCAAGGCTTGATGTTTGGATACGCTTGCGATGAAACTGCTGAGTTAATGCCTTTGCCAATTCACTTATCGCATCGTTTGGTCGAGCGTCAGTCTCAACTGCGTCGTGATGGTCGCTTAAATTGGTTGCGCCCAGATGCCAAATCCCAAGTTACCCTGCGTTATGTAGATGGGAAGCCCGATTCTATTGATACTGTGGTGCTATCCACCCAGCATGCAGAAGACGTCTCTTTGGAGAAATTGCGCGAAGCAGTCATTGAAGAAATCATCAAACCGGTATTGCCAAAGCATTTAGTCAAAGGGGCGATTAAGTATCTCGTTAATCCTACCGGCCGCTTTGTGATTGGTGGCCCACAGGGTGATTGCGGTTTAACAGGTCGCAAGATTATTGTGGATACCTATGGTGGTGCAGCACCCCACGGCGGCGGCGCTTTCTCAGGAAAAGATCCCTCTAAAGTTGACCGCTCGGCTGCTTACGCAGGTCGTTATGTTGCCAAGAACGTCGTTGCTGCTGGATTGGCTAGTAAGTGCTTGATTCAGATCTCCTATGCGATTGGTGTTGCTAAGCCTACTTCAGTGATGGTTAGCACCTTTGGCACTGGCAAGATTTCTGATGAAAAGATTGCTCAGTTGGTTTCAGAGCACTTTGATCTGCGTCCCAAGGGTATCGTAAAGATGCTCAATCTACTGCGTCCGATCTATCGTAAAACAGCTGCTTATGGCCACTTTGGTCGTGAAGAGCCTGAATTTACTTGGGAGCAATGTGATAAAGCCCCTGCATTAAAGGCTGCAGCAGGTTTATAA
- a CDS encoding lysophospholipid acyltransferase family protein — protein sequence MQKLLLKPVLVLIAVLPLCIVQMIGAGLGLLAYLGSASYRQLFRSQYLAVLKAHQLPSRLWTAVMASGQLFSDSLWIWRNPKQALKLAEIQNWDLVEAAINEGHGLVMLTPHLGGFEIIPRVLAQHFPATILYRPSRQDWLNSIVEEGRAYPNMHFVPTNLNGVRQMTRALSKGEAIGILPDQVPSGGDGVWVPFFGRPAYTTPLPARLANRNKTPVIMFTAKRKNLGQGWLMQATRLAPFSEDANLAATEMNQAIEHAILKAPEQFIWAYNRYKHPAGAELPPSN from the coding sequence GTGCAAAAACTCCTACTAAAGCCCGTTCTTGTTTTGATTGCTGTGCTGCCCTTATGCATTGTGCAAATGATCGGCGCTGGCTTGGGTCTCTTGGCTTATCTTGGCTCGGCAAGCTATCGACAACTTTTTCGCTCTCAATATCTTGCTGTCCTCAAGGCTCATCAATTGCCCTCGCGTCTCTGGACCGCAGTAATGGCCTCAGGCCAGCTCTTTTCAGATAGCCTCTGGATTTGGCGTAACCCCAAACAGGCACTGAAATTAGCCGAGATCCAAAATTGGGATTTGGTAGAAGCTGCGATTAATGAAGGGCATGGGCTTGTGATGTTGACGCCGCACTTGGGTGGCTTTGAGATTATTCCACGCGTGCTGGCTCAACATTTTCCTGCAACCATCCTCTATCGCCCTTCGCGTCAAGATTGGCTCAATAGCATTGTGGAAGAAGGTCGTGCTTATCCTAATATGCATTTTGTGCCAACCAATTTAAATGGGGTGAGACAAATGACGCGCGCCTTAAGCAAAGGTGAAGCGATTGGAATATTGCCTGATCAAGTTCCCAGTGGTGGCGATGGCGTTTGGGTACCTTTCTTTGGTCGTCCCGCCTACACTACACCCCTGCCAGCCCGCCTTGCCAATCGTAACAAGACTCCCGTCATTATGTTTACTGCTAAGCGTAAAAATCTAGGGCAAGGCTGGTTAATGCAAGCAACGCGCCTAGCTCCATTTTCAGAGGATGCAAATTTAGCCGCCACTGAGATGAATCAGGCAATTGAACATGCGATTCTCAAAGCGCCAGAGCAATTTATCTGGGCATATAACCGCTACAAGCATCCAGCTGGTGCAGAACTGCCTCCAAGCAATTAA
- a CDS encoding lipid A biosynthesis acyltransferase, which yields MIWLQNFFNFLALNLLRLFAFLPYQLTIRIGYGLGWLAAHIPNERAKVVKTNLRLCFPNLSESEIDALAIEHWKLFGRSVLERSRIWLGSDKQITDIVSIESEITLGDRKPRLLINPHFVGLEGGFMALSALASKHDWPRGAGLYQNMKNPFFNQKMIEWRNRFGGKSIERQSRLRDLIREIQTGNFIFIAPDIDLGPKDSVFVPFFGIPTNTITSVSRLAKLSGAEVCLMTTTLNTDRNGYTCHISAPLSNFPSDDVEKDTARLNQYIEELVRERPAEYYWVHKRFKHRPPGEPSLYS from the coding sequence ATGATTTGGCTCCAAAACTTCTTTAATTTTTTAGCGCTCAATCTGCTCCGATTATTTGCATTCTTGCCTTATCAACTCACGATTCGGATTGGTTACGGTCTTGGCTGGCTTGCAGCGCATATTCCAAATGAGCGTGCAAAAGTTGTCAAAACCAATTTGCGTTTATGTTTTCCAAATCTGAGCGAGTCTGAAATTGATGCATTAGCGATCGAGCATTGGAAACTATTTGGTCGCAGCGTACTGGAACGCAGTCGTATTTGGCTGGGAAGTGACAAGCAAATAACAGACATTGTTTCGATTGAGTCTGAAATTACCCTTGGGGATCGCAAGCCTCGTCTATTAATTAACCCGCACTTTGTTGGCCTGGAGGGCGGCTTCATGGCCCTGTCTGCTCTAGCGAGCAAGCACGACTGGCCTCGGGGGGCTGGTCTTTATCAAAATATGAAGAATCCCTTCTTCAACCAAAAGATGATTGAATGGCGCAATCGCTTTGGCGGCAAGTCGATTGAGCGACAAAGTCGTCTGCGCGATCTCATTCGGGAAATTCAAACGGGCAATTTCATTTTTATTGCACCCGATATCGACCTTGGTCCAAAAGATTCCGTTTTCGTACCCTTCTTTGGCATTCCAACGAATACGATCACTTCCGTATCTCGTCTAGCTAAATTAAGCGGTGCTGAGGTCTGTCTGATGACAACCACTTTGAATACAGATCGAAATGGTTATACCTGTCATATCAGTGCCCCGCTGTCGAACTTCCCATCTGATGATGTGGAAAAAGATACAGCAAGACTCAATCAATACATCGAGGAGCTTGTGAGAGAAAGACCGGCAGAGTACTATTGGGTTCATAAGCGCTTTAAACATCGGCCGCCAGGCGAGCCAAGCCTCTACTCTTAA
- the dapF gene encoding diaminopimelate epimerase: MHGAGNDFIVVNGIDQDLSKITPDQWRSLSNRQFGIGADQILLIEKPTRPDADFRYRIFNSDGGEVEQCGNGSRCFVRYVHEQGLSNKNPLQVEVAHTVISLRALDNGDVEVDMGAPIFEPALVPFNPEGIASKQEFHETLYALPIGKNPGAHDDWVAVLSMGNPHAVQVVLDVDSAPVRIEGPSIEMHPAFPKRVNAGYMQILNRHEIKLRVFERGAGETLACGTGACAAVVSGIRRALLDSPVKVHTRGGDLEISWKGIVDGVAQSVIMTGPATTVFEGEIELN, encoded by the coding sequence ATGCATGGTGCTGGCAATGATTTCATTGTCGTGAATGGCATCGACCAGGACCTGAGCAAAATCACGCCCGATCAATGGCGCTCATTATCGAATCGTCAATTTGGAATTGGCGCAGACCAGATCTTATTGATCGAAAAACCCACTCGCCCTGATGCGGATTTTCGTTATCGCATCTTCAATTCAGATGGTGGCGAAGTGGAACAATGCGGCAATGGCTCGCGCTGTTTTGTACGCTATGTTCACGAGCAGGGTCTCTCGAATAAAAATCCACTGCAAGTAGAGGTGGCTCATACTGTCATTAGTCTTAGGGCTCTGGACAATGGTGATGTCGAGGTAGATATGGGCGCCCCTATTTTTGAGCCCGCCTTAGTTCCATTTAATCCTGAAGGCATTGCTAGTAAGCAAGAGTTTCATGAAACGCTCTACGCACTACCCATTGGGAAAAATCCCGGCGCTCACGATGATTGGGTTGCTGTTTTATCGATGGGCAATCCCCATGCGGTTCAGGTTGTACTGGATGTCGACAGTGCTCCAGTTCGTATTGAAGGCCCCTCGATTGAAATGCATCCCGCATTCCCAAAGCGTGTGAATGCAGGCTATATGCAGATTCTCAATCGCCATGAAATCAAATTACGGGTCTTTGAACGTGGCGCAGGAGAAACGCTAGCCTGTGGCACTGGTGCATGTGCTGCGGTGGTATCCGGAATTCGCCGCGCCCTTTTAGATTCGCCAGTGAAGGTTCACACCCGTGGCGGTGATCTCGAAATTTCCTGGAAGGGAATCGTCGATGGCGTAGCTCAGTCCGTCATCATGACTGGACCTGCCACCACTGTCTTTGAAGGCGAAATAGAGCTGAATTAA
- the pyrE gene encoding orotate phosphoribosyltransferase encodes MSSENSNQDNFIRFALEAKVLSFGEFKTKAGRLSPYFFNAGGFNDGKRLSSLGHYYAQALSNSQIQFDMLYGPAYKGITLAAATAIALADQGRNVPYAYNRKEAKDHGEGGSLVGAPVQGRVVIVDDVISAGTSVRESVDLIRAAGAEPVAVLIALDRMEKSGTATDIGKQSAVQSVEQEFGLPVIAIANLADLMGFLAASSNAELANYLPAVKAYRDQYGV; translated from the coding sequence ATGAGCTCAGAAAATTCTAATCAAGATAACTTTATTCGTTTTGCCTTAGAGGCAAAGGTTTTGTCCTTTGGCGAGTTTAAAACTAAAGCGGGACGTCTATCCCCTTATTTTTTTAATGCGGGTGGTTTCAATGATGGAAAGCGCTTAAGCAGCCTGGGTCATTACTATGCTCAAGCCCTCAGCAACTCTCAAATTCAGTTTGATATGTTGTATGGCCCAGCTTATAAGGGGATCACCTTGGCTGCAGCTACTGCGATTGCACTAGCTGATCAAGGACGCAATGTGCCTTATGCATATAACCGTAAAGAAGCCAAAGATCATGGCGAGGGAGGATCCCTGGTCGGCGCGCCAGTTCAGGGCAGGGTTGTGATTGTGGACGATGTCATTTCAGCAGGAACTTCTGTGCGTGAGTCTGTAGATCTAATCCGCGCTGCTGGCGCCGAGCCAGTAGCGGTATTGATTGCTCTAGATCGAATGGAAAAATCCGGCACTGCAACGGATATCGGCAAGCAGTCTGCGGTGCAATCTGTTGAGCAAGAGTTTGGTTTGCCGGTAATTGCTATTGCAAACTTGGCAGATCTGATGGGTTTTTTGGCTGCTTCCAGTAATGCCGAGCTCGCTAACTATCTGCCTGCTGTTAAAGCCTATCGCGATCAGTACGGTGTGTAG
- a CDS encoding exodeoxyribonuclease III — MLRIISANLNGIRSASKKGFLPWMLAQKADFVCMQELKAQRDDLEEDILNPGGLNGFFHHAEKKGYSGCGIYTPHQPDDVLYGFGNPEFDAEGRYVEARFKKLSIISVYMPSGSSSEDRQVAKFRYLEAFLPHLVKLKKSGREIVLCGDVNIAHQEIDLKNWKGNLKNSGFLPEERAWLTNLFDQVGYVDVYRQLEPSASEECYTWWSQRGQAYAKNVGWRIDYQIATPEIASSALKTSIYKAERFSDHAPLIVDYDWSI, encoded by the coding sequence ATGTTACGCATCATTTCCGCTAACCTCAACGGTATTCGTTCTGCAAGCAAAAAAGGCTTTCTGCCATGGATGCTTGCTCAAAAGGCAGACTTTGTCTGCATGCAAGAACTCAAAGCCCAACGAGACGATCTCGAAGAAGACATTCTCAATCCCGGGGGACTAAACGGCTTCTTCCACCATGCTGAAAAAAAGGGTTACAGTGGCTGCGGTATTTATACCCCCCACCAACCTGATGATGTTCTTTATGGCTTTGGTAATCCTGAGTTTGATGCTGAAGGTCGCTATGTCGAAGCCCGCTTTAAAAAACTGTCGATCATCTCGGTATATATGCCCTCTGGCTCAAGCTCAGAGGATAGGCAGGTAGCCAAGTTTCGCTATCTGGAGGCTTTTTTGCCCCACCTCGTTAAGCTGAAAAAGTCTGGTCGTGAAATTGTGCTCTGTGGTGACGTCAATATTGCCCATCAAGAAATCGATCTTAAAAACTGGAAGGGCAATCTCAAGAACTCAGGTTTCTTGCCTGAGGAGCGCGCCTGGCTCACCAATTTATTTGATCAAGTGGGCTATGTGGATGTCTATCGTCAGCTTGAACCAAGCGCTAGTGAAGAGTGCTATACCTGGTGGAGCCAGCGTGGACAGGCCTATGCGAAGAATGTTGGATGGCGGATTGACTATCAAATTGCTACGCCTGAAATTGCCAGCAGCGCTCTGAAAACGTCGATTTATAAGGCAGAACGCTTCTCAGATCATGCGCCCCTCATTGTTGATTACGACTGGTCGATCTAG
- a CDS encoding AmpG family muropeptide MFS transporter, with protein MSNSQTASSAPSNTRAFIACAFLGFASGLPLFILYNLLSAWLKSEGVDLKAIGLFALVGFPYTWKFLWSPFLDRFPLPFLGRRRGWMLVTQIITMLAVMGMGFFNPVSEIWIVVGLAAVVAFFSASQDIVVDAYRREWLSDEQLGSGTALFVNAYKLSTLVPGSLSLILSDYLPWSTVFMITGAFIAIGPIVTLMLPEPSLRGTPPHTLREAVLEPFKEFISRKGWGFALTILAFIFLYKLGDSMATALATPFYMDLGFTRTQIGLVAKNAGLWASLAGGFLGAYWLQKMTIARGLWIFGVLQALAILGFAILAKVGLSPWVLAWVIGFEAFAVGLGTAAFTSFIAQVTDPRYTATQFALFTSLAAVPRTFINAITGYIVEALGWFDFFVLCFVLAIPGMLLLMKIAPWNDTTEVHPSYEP; from the coding sequence TTGAGTAATAGCCAGACAGCCTCTAGTGCACCCAGCAATACCAGAGCATTCATTGCTTGTGCTTTTCTGGGCTTTGCCAGCGGCTTACCTTTATTCATTCTCTATAACTTGCTCTCAGCTTGGCTTAAGTCAGAGGGCGTCGATCTCAAAGCCATTGGCTTATTTGCCTTAGTTGGTTTTCCATACACTTGGAAATTTTTGTGGTCGCCTTTTTTAGATCGCTTCCCCTTGCCCTTCCTCGGAAGGCGACGGGGTTGGATGTTAGTCACCCAAATCATTACGATGCTCGCAGTCATGGGAATGGGTTTCTTCAATCCCGTTTCTGAGATTTGGATTGTGGTTGGCTTGGCTGCAGTAGTGGCTTTCTTTTCAGCCAGTCAAGATATTGTGGTCGATGCCTATCGCCGCGAGTGGTTAAGCGATGAACAATTAGGGTCAGGTACTGCGCTCTTTGTAAACGCCTACAAGTTATCTACCTTAGTGCCGGGATCGCTATCGTTAATTCTTTCTGATTACTTGCCTTGGTCTACGGTATTCATGATTACCGGCGCATTCATCGCAATCGGGCCAATCGTCACGCTAATGCTTCCTGAGCCCAGCTTGCGCGGCACACCACCACACACTTTGCGTGAGGCAGTGCTGGAGCCCTTCAAAGAATTTATTTCTCGCAAAGGCTGGGGTTTCGCATTAACTATCTTGGCATTTATCTTTTTGTATAAGTTGGGCGATTCGATGGCTACTGCCTTGGCCACGCCCTTCTATATGGACTTGGGATTTACGAGAACCCAAATTGGCTTGGTGGCAAAGAACGCAGGCCTATGGGCCAGCTTAGCAGGTGGATTTTTGGGAGCCTACTGGTTGCAAAAAATGACGATTGCCCGCGGTTTATGGATCTTTGGGGTTTTGCAGGCTCTGGCTATTCTGGGTTTTGCGATTTTGGCGAAGGTAGGTCTAAGCCCATGGGTTTTGGCTTGGGTGATTGGGTTTGAGGCGTTTGCTGTGGGGCTTGGAACTGCTGCGTTTACCTCATTCATTGCACAGGTTACTGACCCTCGCTACACCGCCACCCAATTTGCGTTGTTTACCAGCCTGGCTGCAGTACCTCGCACCTTCATCAATGCCATCACGGGCTATATTGTTGAGGCTCTAGGCTGGTTTGATTTCTTTGTATTGTGTTTTGTTCTAGCTATTCCAGGGATGCTTTTATTAATGAAGATTGCTCCATGGAATGACACTACGGAAGTCCATCCCTCTTACGAGCCCTAG
- the metW gene encoding methionine biosynthesis protein MetW, with protein MIRNDFQAIAKWIAPNSQVLDLGCGDGSFLQYLQEQKPVHAYGVEIDDSRVLSCVHKGLNVIQQNLEGGLALFENDSFDTVVLSQTLQTIHQTEKILREVVRVGKESIISFPNFGHWSHRLAVGLGHMPVSKSLPYQWYNTPNVRVLTVADFEKLASNLGLKVIDQCILHEGREVTLLPNLFGSLALFRISRA; from the coding sequence ATGATACGGAATGACTTTCAAGCGATTGCGAAGTGGATAGCCCCCAATAGTCAGGTGCTTGACTTGGGTTGTGGCGACGGTAGCTTTTTGCAGTATCTACAAGAGCAAAAACCAGTACATGCCTATGGGGTGGAGATAGATGATTCAAGAGTTCTCTCATGCGTGCATAAAGGGCTGAATGTCATTCAGCAAAATCTTGAGGGTGGCTTAGCCTTATTTGAGAACGATAGTTTTGATACCGTTGTACTCTCACAAACGCTGCAAACGATTCATCAAACTGAGAAGATTTTGCGTGAAGTAGTCAGGGTGGGCAAGGAATCGATTATTTCCTTTCCGAATTTTGGGCACTGGTCACATCGCCTGGCTGTCGGTTTGGGACATATGCCGGTATCGAAGAGTCTGCCCTACCAGTGGTACAACACCCCAAATGTTCGAGTGCTGACGGTAGCGGACTTTGAGAAGCTGGCATCCAATCTTGGCCTCAAAGTGATTGATCAATGCATCCTGCATGAAGGACGCGAGGTCACGCTACTGCCTAATCTCTTCGGCAGCCTTGCGCTGTTTCGGATTTCTCGCGCTTAA
- a CDS encoding homoserine O-acetyltransferase, with translation MSELHLSRNTIHFAEPLPLQSGAILAGYDLVIETYGRLNPDKSNAVLVCHALNASHHVAGPNPDDPQDIGWWDNMIGPGKPIDTDHFFVIGVNNLGSCFGSTGPMSSNPATGKPYGADFPVITVEDWVNTQARLADKLGIRKFAAVMGGSLGGMQAMAWAIQFPKRIDHCIVIASTPKLSAQNIAFNEVARNAILSDPDFHGGNYYAHNVIPKSGLKLARMVGHITYLSDDDMAEKFGRELQRPDGESNDYRFSFDVEFEVESYLRHQGEKFSKYFDANTYLLITRALDYFDPARRYEGSLQRALAEVQSKFLVVSFTTDWRFPPNRSREIVQALLSNKSEVSYAEIDAPHGHDAFLLDDPRYHHLIRAYFDQMHEARR, from the coding sequence ATGAGCGAGTTACATCTCTCTAGAAATACTATCCATTTTGCCGAGCCCTTGCCTTTGCAGAGTGGCGCCATATTGGCGGGCTACGATTTAGTTATTGAAACTTACGGTCGACTCAATCCCGATAAAAGTAATGCTGTATTAGTCTGTCATGCCTTAAATGCATCGCATCATGTTGCAGGGCCAAATCCTGATGACCCACAAGATATTGGCTGGTGGGACAACATGATTGGTCCGGGTAAGCCAATAGATACAGATCATTTTTTTGTCATTGGCGTCAATAATTTGGGCTCTTGTTTTGGTTCAACTGGACCAATGAGTAGCAATCCTGCAACAGGCAAACCTTATGGCGCTGATTTTCCAGTCATTACGGTAGAAGACTGGGTGAATACACAAGCTCGTCTTGCAGATAAGCTGGGTATTCGTAAGTTTGCAGCAGTGATGGGCGGAAGTTTAGGCGGTATGCAAGCGATGGCCTGGGCTATTCAATTTCCGAAGCGTATCGATCATTGCATCGTCATTGCTTCAACACCTAAACTGAGTGCGCAAAATATTGCATTTAATGAAGTAGCACGAAATGCGATTTTGTCGGATCCTGATTTTCATGGCGGCAATTACTATGCGCACAATGTTATCCCCAAGTCTGGTCTGAAGCTTGCGCGTATGGTTGGTCACATCACCTATTTATCTGATGACGATATGGCAGAGAAGTTTGGCCGAGAGTTGCAACGTCCTGATGGAGAGTCAAACGATTACCGCTTTAGTTTTGATGTGGAATTTGAAGTAGAGAGTTATTTGCGTCACCAAGGTGAGAAATTCTCTAAATACTTTGACGCCAATACGTATTTACTCATTACGCGTGCTTTGGATTACTTCGATCCAGCGCGTCGCTATGAGGGCAGCCTGCAGCGCGCCCTAGCTGAAGTGCAATCAAAATTTTTAGTCGTGAGTTTTACAACGGATTGGCGTTTTCCACCGAATCGCAGCCGCGAGATTGTGCAGGCTCTGCTCAGCAATAAGAGTGAAGTCAGTTATGCGGAAATCGATGCGCCACATGGTCATGATGCCTTCTTGCTGGATGACCCTCGTTATCACCATTTAATTCGGGCGTATTTTGATCAAATGCATGAGGCACGCAGATGA
- the slmA gene encoding nucleoid occlusion factor SlmA — protein sequence MPDSLNPASNMDVDKTRKRPRPGERRLQILQVLAEMLQNPKGERVTTAALAAKIQVSEAALYRHFASKAQMFEGLIAFIEQTVFGLINQINQKEESGLAQARGILQMLLFFAEKNPGMTRVLLGDALLQEDDRLQERITQVLDRVEASLKQALRIAQTQGGAWSQVSQEEVSIRAAMLMSFVLGRWHRFARSGFKKLPTDASDISLRILLSE from the coding sequence ATGCCAGATTCTTTGAATCCAGCGAGCAATATGGATGTTGATAAGACGCGCAAACGTCCGCGCCCTGGCGAGCGTCGCTTACAAATATTGCAAGTTCTGGCTGAGATGTTGCAAAACCCCAAAGGTGAGCGAGTCACTACTGCAGCTTTGGCGGCGAAGATTCAAGTTTCAGAGGCTGCCCTCTATCGTCATTTTGCCAGCAAGGCACAAATGTTTGAAGGCTTGATTGCTTTTATTGAGCAAACTGTCTTTGGGCTGATTAATCAAATTAACCAAAAAGAAGAGTCTGGCCTTGCTCAGGCCCGTGGGATTTTGCAAATGCTGTTATTTTTTGCTGAAAAAAATCCTGGTATGACACGTGTGCTTTTAGGAGATGCTTTATTGCAAGAGGATGATCGTTTGCAAGAACGCATTACCCAAGTGCTTGATCGTGTAGAAGCCTCCTTGAAGCAAGCCTTGCGAATTGCCCAGACTCAGGGCGGGGCTTGGTCTCAGGTGAGTCAGGAAGAGGTAAGCATTCGGGCGGCGATGTTGATGAGCTTTGTTTTAGGGCGCTGGCATCGATTTGCACGAAGTGGTTTCAAAAAACTACCAACCGATGCATCTGACATCAGTCTGCGTATTCTTCTGTCCGAATGA
- the argB gene encoding acetylglutamate kinase, with product MTNSLPTLADIPPILKAEILAEALPYIRQYHGKTIVIKYGGNAMVEERLKESFARDVILLKLVGMNPVVVHGGGPQIDEALKKIGKVGTFIQGMRVTDEETMEVVEWVLGGEVQQDIVMLINHFGGQAVGLTGKDGGLIHARKLLVPDENKRGENIDIGFVGEIEAINPAVVKALQDDAFIPVISPIGFSEEGQAYNINADLVAGKMAEILHAEKLVMMTNIPGVLDKNGKLLTDLTAREIDELFADGTISGGMLPKISSALDAAKSGVNSVHIIDGRIEHSLLLEILTEQAFGTMIRSR from the coding sequence ATGACCAATTCCTTGCCTACGCTCGCCGATATTCCGCCAATTTTGAAGGCGGAGATTCTGGCCGAAGCATTGCCATACATTCGCCAATATCACGGTAAGACTATTGTGATTAAGTACGGCGGCAATGCGATGGTTGAAGAGCGCCTGAAAGAAAGTTTTGCACGTGATGTGATTTTGCTCAAACTCGTTGGCATGAACCCGGTAGTGGTTCATGGAGGCGGACCACAGATTGATGAAGCACTCAAAAAGATTGGCAAAGTTGGCACCTTTATTCAAGGTATGCGCGTCACCGATGAAGAAACCATGGAAGTGGTTGAGTGGGTTCTGGGTGGTGAAGTACAACAAGATATCGTGATGTTGATTAATCATTTTGGCGGTCAAGCAGTTGGCTTAACTGGAAAAGATGGTGGCTTAATTCATGCTAGAAAACTATTAGTACCTGATGAAAATAAGCGCGGTGAGAATATTGATATTGGCTTTGTAGGTGAGATTGAAGCGATTAATCCTGCGGTAGTGAAGGCCCTCCAGGATGATGCTTTTATTCCAGTCATTTCCCCAATTGGATTTAGCGAAGAGGGTCAGGCCTACAACATTAATGCAGACTTGGTGGCTGGCAAGATGGCCGAAATTTTGCATGCAGAGAAATTGGTGATGATGACCAATATTCCTGGCGTCCTTGATAAGAATGGCAAGCTCTTGACGGATTTAACGGCTCGCGAGATTGATGAATTATTTGCAGACGGAACGATTTCTGGGGGCATGTTGCCCAAGATTTCCTCTGCCTTAGATGCAGCTAAGAGTGGTGTGAATTCAGTTCATATTATTGATGGCAGAATTGAACACTCCCTATTGTTAGAAATTTTGACTGAGCAAGCTTTCGGAACGATGATTCGTTCTCGATAG
- the dksA gene encoding RNA polymerase-binding protein DksA — protein MKMSEKEYMNAAQLDFFRQKLLTLKDDILKNASETTEHLRENILVPDPADRATIEEEHALELRTRDRERKLLKKVEQALARIESGDYGWCEETGEPIGLSRLIARPTANLSLEAQERRELRQKLFGE, from the coding sequence ATGAAGATGTCCGAGAAGGAGTACATGAATGCCGCTCAATTGGATTTTTTCCGTCAAAAGCTTTTAACCCTCAAAGACGATATCTTGAAGAATGCTTCAGAGACTACCGAGCATCTTCGTGAAAACATTTTGGTTCCTGATCCAGCTGATCGGGCAACGATTGAAGAAGAGCATGCGCTTGAATTGCGGACCCGTGATCGCGAACGCAAACTCTTGAAAAAAGTTGAGCAAGCCCTGGCCCGCATTGAGTCAGGAGACTACGGCTGGTGTGAAGAGACTGGCGAACCTATTGGCCTATCGCGCTTAATCGCAAGACCTACCGCGAACTTATCGCTTGAGGCGCAAGAGCGTCGCGAGCTGCGTCAAAAACTATTTGGCGAATAA